The Guyparkeria halophila DNA window ACAGGTCGAACGCAGTCAGCTGGCCACCGCCCTCTCCCAGGGTGCGGCCGGCGCAGCGGCCGGCACCCAGACCGGCCCCAACCAGCCCACCTGGTTGCTGGAGATCCCGCTGCAACTCGCCAACGAGGCCCACACGCTGCGTCTGTCGATTCGGGAAGAAGATGACTCGGGCGAGGCGCAAAGCGGCGGGGGGCGCTGGCGCATCGATCTGGCGATGGAATGGCCGCAACTCGGCCCCCTGCATGCCGCGCTGGTCATGCAGGGCGAGCAAATCGACGTCGACCTCTTTGCCGATCAACCGGCGACGGTGACCGTGCTGGAAACCACGCGCCCGACCCTGGCCCGCGGGTTGGCCGATGCCGGCTTCACGCCCGGGCGGCTGGGGGCACACCCCGGCCCGCCGCCGGCGAGCGCACAGGCCCGGCTGGAGCCCGACACCGCAGCGGCCGCCGGGGATTCCGCCCCGCAGGGCTTTCTGAGCGAGCAGGCATGAGCGACCCGGAGCCGAGCGACACGCACCGCCGTCCCTCATCCGGCCCGCGGCGGGCGATTGCCCTGTCCTACGACGGCAGCGACGTGCCGCAGGTTGTGGCGACCGGGCAGGACGAGCTGGCGCGCCGCATCATCGAGATGGCCCGGGAATCCGGCGTACCGGCCGTCGAAGACCCGATGCTCGCCCGTGCGCTGGCCGAGATCGATCTGGGCGAGCACATTCCCGAGGCACTTTTCCGGGCCGTCGCCGAGGTATTGAGCTATGCGCTCTACGTCAACGACCGCCATGAGGAGGTGCTGCGCCGTGCCAGGGAACAGGGCGACAAGGACGACGGTTGACCTGCCCCGGGATGCGCCCAGTTGATGCGGCACCAGCGCGGAAAAGCGATCAGGCACGAAAAAGCCCGCCAGGTGAGGCGGGCTTTTTCAAGGCTATGGTGGGGTGACTGATGGGATTCGAACCCACGACCACCGGAATCACAATCCGGGGCTCTACCAACTGAGCTACAGTCACCATCGAAAGGCAGTTGCCGTTCGTGCAGGTGCGCTTATGGCGCGCCCGGCAGGACTCGAACCCGCAACCCTCGGCTTAGAAGGCCGATGCTCTATCCGGTTGAGCTACAGGCGCAAGTTTCGGCTAATTCACTGGTCGGAGTGGAGGGATTCGAACCCCCGACCACCTGGTCCCAAACCAGGTGCGCTACCAGACTGCGCTACACTCCGTTCGCCGTCATCGCGCAAACGCGCCTCGTCCGCCGGAGCGGTTCGACCCGTGCCGGTGACGAAGGTGCGCCATGATAGGGATCGACCGGGGCCAAGTCAATCGCCCCGGGGGGCAGCGGTCGACGCTCAATAGCGGCCCGCGCGAATCAGGCCGCCCAGCCCGCGATCGTCGAGCGCCTGGTTGAGCAAGGTGCGGATCTCGGCGGGGCGTTCGCAACGCATCGCCTGCTCGAGCAGCGCCTGGGCATCGGCATGCGAGAAACTGCGGATCACCCACTTGATGCGCGGCAATGAACCGGCGCTCATCGAGAGCGAGTGGATTCCCAGCCCCAGCAGCAGCACGGCCCCGAGCGGGTCACCGGACAGCTCACCGCAGACGGCCACTTCGCAGTCCTGCCGTGCCCCGGCGGCACAGATATCGCGGATCGCGGCGAGCACCGCCGGGTGCAGGGCATCGTACCGCGAGGCGACGCGCTCGTTGTTGCGATCGATCGCCAGCAGGTACTGGGTGAGATCGTTGGTGCCGATGGAGAGAAAATCGCAGCGTCGAGCCAGCGCGTCGGCCTGGTAGACCGCCGACGGCACCTCGATCATCACGCCGATCTTGGGCCGCCGGATTTCGCCGATCTCCTCGGACACCTCGTCGAACGCCTGCTCGATGTAGGCCAGCGACTGGTCGAGCTCCTCGACCGCCGAGATCATCGGCAACAGGATATGCAGGTTGTTCAGTCCCGCCGATGCCTTGAGCATCGCGCGGATCTGGGTGAGGAAGATCTCCGGGTGGTCCAGCACCAGCCGGATGCCCCGCCAGCCGAGGAACGGGTTGTCCTCGCGGATGGGGAAATACGACAGCGGCTTGTCGCCGCCGACGTCGAGCGTACGCAACACCACGGGCTTGCCGACGAAGGTCTCGAGCGCCTCGCGGTAGATGTGCGCCTGCTCTTCCTCGCCCGGGAACTGCTTGCGGATCTGGAACGGCACCTCGGTGCGGTACAGGCCGATGCCCTCGGCACCGACGGTCAGCGACGGCGCCATGTCCGAGAGCAGGCCGATATTGACGTGCATGGCGACGCGCACGCCATCGGAGGTCAACGCCGGCTCGTCGCGCAGGGCGGCCAGCTCTTCGGTCAGTTCGGCTTCCTCGCGGGCCAGCCGCTGCATCTCCTCGCGCAGCGAGCCGCGCGGGCGCACCACGACCAGGCCGCGATAGCCGTCGACCACCACCTCCTTGTTGCGCAGCCGGGAAATCGGCAGGTCGGAAACGCCCATTGCCGCCGGAACGCCCAGCGCCCGGGCGAGTATCGCCAGGTGCGAGGAGCCCGAGCCCGTCGACGAGACGATACCGACCAGGCGCTCGGTGGGCACCTCGGCCAGATGCGAGGCAGACAGGTCATTGCCGACCAGCACGATCTGATCGGGCCACTCGGTCGGCCCGGCGCTCTCGGCGTGCAGCTTGTGCAGCACGCGGTTGCCGAGATCACGGATGTCCTGGGCACGTTCGCGCAGATAGGCATCGCTCATCTGCTCGAACACGGCAGCGTGCTCGGCGATCGCATCGCGCAACGCGGCACCGGCCCACTGGCCCGCGCGGATATGCTGCTCGATCGCCTCGACCAGCGAACCTCCCGACAGCATGCGGATGTAGGCATCGAACAGCAGGTTCTCTTCCTCGCTACCGGATGCCCGCGCAAAATCGATCTTGAGCTGTTCGAATTCCTGTCGGACGGCCTCGATCGCGCTGTCGAGCACGCCCAGCTCGTGGTCGATGTCCTCGACCTCGCGATCCTCGACCATCTCCAGCGACTGGCCGTCGGCCACCACCACCGCCGTGCCGAACACCACGCCGGGCGAGCCCGGCAGCCCGCGCGCCGAGAACGCGGAGTCAAAGCCGCCGGGCTCGTTGCCGGTGCGCATCAACTCGCCGCTGGCGCGGGCGTGACGAATGGCGGAGGCCAGCTGGGTGGCCAGGGTGACGACGAAGGATTCCTGGTCGTCGGAAAACCGGCGCCGCTCCCGGGCCTGCACGACGAGCACGCCCAGCACATCGCCCCGGTGAATGATCGGCACGCCCAGAAAGCCGTGATAGGGCTCCTCGCCGATATCGGTAACGAACTTGAAGGCCGGATGGAGCGAGGCATCCTCGAGGTTGATCACCTCGGCCCGACGCGCGACCAGCCCGACCAGCCCCTCGTCGAGGGCGAGCGAGACCTGCCCCACCATCGCCTTGTTCAACCCCTCGGTGGCCTGCAGCACCAGGCTGGGCTCGACCGCCTCGGCCTCGTCGCCACCCAGCACGTAGACCGAGCAGACCGACACGTCGAGCGCCGACTGCACCCGTCGGGCGATCAGGTCGAGCGCCGCCCGCAGGTCGGCGGACTTGGACACCTCGGTAACGATCTGGCGCAGCTCATCGAGCATCACGATTCCCCGCCGTGGCCAGATCGGCCGATGAGTCCCGTCCGCCACGCCGCTCGAGTTGCTCGGGCAGGCAGTCGTCCGGGCATTCGGCGGGCACGCCTTCGATGAAGGGCGCGAGCTGATGCAGCGCCTGAAAATAGACGGTGCGCTTGAAGTAGATCACTTCGGGCAGGATCGACCAGAACGGGCGCCACTCCCAGCCATCGAATTCCGGCTTGTGGGTGGCGTTGAGATCGAAGGCGCTCTCGTCGGTGCGCAGGCGCAGGAGAAACCACTTCTGCTTCTGACCGATGCAGACAGGCTGGACGTGACGACGCACCATGTTGCGCGGCAGCCGGTAGCGCAGCCAGCCACGCGTCCAGGCCATGACCGAGACATGCTCGGGCAAGAGCCCTACCTCCTCGTGGAGCTCACGGTACATCGCCTCCAGCGGCCGCTCCTCGACATCGATGCCGCCCTGGGGAAACTGCCAGGAACGATGGCCGACCCGCTTGCCCCAGAAGACCTCGCCTCGCTGGTTGCACACGATGATGCCGACATTGGGTCGAAAGCCGCTACGGTCAATCACGATTCCACTCTTGCAAAAGTCAGTCGCCTGAAATGGCGGGACGTCGCGCCCCGCAGGGGTAAGCCACCGTGCCGAAAGCAGGCCGTCGATGGTCACCCAAGTGTCATTGATTCTTTCACAAAACCCCGGGGCGATAAACCGACGCCGCCAGCCGACTCACGATCCGCCGCTGCAGGCGCCCTTCCCTCCGGCCTCCTCGCCCGATTCGACCATCGATGCGACCGCCCGACGTCGGGCCGATTGCCGATCAACAAGGCGCACCCCGGCGGATCGGACAAGCGGCAACGCCCATTCTGACGCGCTGCTCGGCACCGACGACGACCGGCCAGGCCAGACTGGCATTCCCCGGGCCACGATCCGGTCATGTTGGGGTATCATGCGCGCCCGTCGACCCGGCCCCGGTCGGGATCCAACGCGATCATGACGGCAGGCGCTTCGTGCCCTGTCGGCAGGAGGCCTTTCGTGAAACTCGCCATCTTCGACCTCGACAACACCCTGCTCGCCGGTGACTCCGATCACGCCTGGGGCGCCTTCATGACCGAACACGGCATTGTCGACGCCGACGATTACGCCCGTCACAACGACGAGTTCCTGCGCCATTACCAGCAGGGCACGCTCGATATCGACGCCTACCTGCGCTTCGCGCTCGCCCCCCTGGCCGAGCACCCGGCCGAGGACCTGGAGACGTGGCGGTCCGCGTTCATCGAAAAGGCCATCCGGCCGATGATCACGCCGGCCGCCCGCGAGCTGGTCGAATCCCACCGGCACCGGGGCCACACCCTGATGCTGATCACGGCGACGAACGCCTTCGTCACCGGCCCGATCGCCGAGCTACTGGAGATCCCGCACCTGCTGGCGACCGAGCCCGAGCGACGTAACGGTCGCTACACCGGTCGTTACACCGGCACGCCGACCTTCCAGCATGGCAAGATCCTGGCACTGGAGGAATGGCTGGAGACGCAGCAGGTGCGCCCGGAAGAGACCTGGTTCTACTCCGATTCGCGCAACGACCTGCCGCTGCTCGAGCAGGTCGATCACCCGGTCGCGGTCGACCCGGACCCCGTCCTGCGACGCGAGGCCGAGGCGCGTGGCTGGGACATCCTGATGCTGAACGCCGTTGAGGAAACGGCGGAATAGGCGAAGTCGGCGGGGCACGCCAGCGGCGAGCCCCACCGGCATTAAGCCGTCGGCAGGGTGACGCCGCGCTGTCCCTGATACTTGCCGCCACGATCCCGGTAGGAGGTCTCGCAGACCTCGTCGGACTCGAGGAACAGCATCTGCGCCACGCCCTCGTTGGCGTAGATCTTCGCCGGGATGGGCGTGGTGTTGGAGAACTCGAGCGTCACGTGGCCCTCCCACTCCGGCTCGAGCGGGGTGACATTGACGATGATGCCGCAGCGGGCATAGGTCGACTTGCCCAGGCAGATGGTCAGCACGTTGCGCGGGATACGGAAGTACTCGACCGTGTGTGCCAAGGCAAACGAGTTTGGCGGGATGATGCAGACGTCGGAATGCACGTCGACGAAGCTGCGCTCGTCGAAGGCCTTCGGGTCGACGATGGTGGTGTTGATGTTGGTGAACACCTTGAAATGGGTCGAGCAGCGCACGTCGTAGCCGTAGCTCGAGGTGCCGTAGGACACCATGGGCACATCGTTGCCCTCGCTGTCCCGGCTGCTACGAACCTGTCCCGGCTCGAACGGCTCGATCATGCCGTGCTCCTCGGCCATTCGGCGGATCCAGCGATCGGACTTGATACTCATTCGGTCATCCCATGGAAAAGGCGGCGCCATCGGGCGATCCCGCGGCAAAGCGCGTATGCTTGCGACAAAACAGCGGGTTGTCAACCGGGCCCGCCCGGCACGCGGCCGCGCAACTTTTGCGGCTTGCGCCGGTCTGCTTAAGGAACGTCCTTAGGCAACCTCTCGACATGCCGTTTCACTCTGAACAAGGGATTTTTCGAAACATGCAAGGCACTCTCTCCAACACCCCACGTTTCGTAGCGTCTGCCACGGGTTCACGGCTCGCCGCCGTGCTCGGGGCATTCGCCCTTGCCCTGCTCCTGGGTGGCTGCGCCACCAACCCGTCAACCAACCAGACCAGCGGCGATTCGAACCAGGCCGCGCAGGATGATGGCTACGACAAGTACGAAACGACTCAGGAGGCGGTCAACTTCCTGGGTGGCTCAGCCGAGGGCATTGCCCGGATGATCGACCGCGCCTTCGCCGACTACGGCCGGCCCAACGCCATTATCAAGGGCGAGGAAGGCGGCGGCGCGCTCGTTGTCGGTCTGCGCTACGGCATGGGCGAGTTCATGGCCAAGTCCGGTGAGAAGCAGACCGTCTATTGGCAGGGGCCGTCGGTCGGCTGGGACTTCGGCGGCGATGCGGGGCGTGTGTTCATGCTGGTCTACAACCTGCCCCGCCCGGATCTGATCTTCCAGCGCTTCGCGGGCGTCAATGGCTCGGCGTTCGTCGTTGGCGGCGTGGGCATGCAGTACCTGCGCAGCCAGTCGATCGTGGTCGCGCCGATCCGTGTCGGGGTCGGTCTGCGGCTGGGGGCCGGCGTGGGTTACACGCAGTTCACGCAGGACAAGTCCTACAATCCGTTCTGATAATCCGTTCTGAATTCCAGGACCGATCGCCCGTTTCGACGCCGGCCCCGCAAGGCCGGCGTTTTTCGTGCCGAGTAGCGCTCGATCTTGCACTGCGCCCCGGGTTTGGCTATAAGCTGCGTGTTTGCCCCAATTGTCACCGCTTATTTCAACCCTGCTGCAAGGAGACATTCCATGAAGGCACAGACCCGACTCATTCCCTCACTGCTCGCCGCCACCGCGCTGAGCGTCGCCGCAATGCCGGCCCACGCCGAGGCCGCGACCGACGCGGCGGTCCAGGCGCAGCTGCAGGATTACAAAGCGACCATGCAGGCCTTCGGCAAGACGCTCAAGGGTGAGCTGCAGGCGGCCATGAAGGAAGGTGGACCGATGGCCGCCGTGCAAGTGTGCAACGAGCGCGCCCCGGAAATCGCCGCCGACTTGAGCGAAGAGAGTGGCTACACCCTGCGCCGCACCAGCCTCAAGCCGCGCGCGACCGAGCCCACCGACTGGGAGCGGGCGGTCATGCAGGAATTCGAGGCCCGCAAGGCCAATGGCACACCGGTCGGCGAAATTGCCTGGCACGAGGTGACGAAAGTCGACGGCGAGAAACAGTTGCGTTTCATGAAGGCCATCGCTACCGAGGGCGTCTGCCTGACCTGCCACGGGCAGGATGTCGACCCGAAACTCAAGGCCGAGATCGATCGCCTGTACCCCGACGACCAGGCGACCGGCTTCGCGGAAGGCGACATCCGCGGCGCCGTTTCGATCAGCGCCGCGCTCAAGGACTGATATCCAGTCCAGACAAGTCGCAACGGGTTCCAAAATAAGAAACGCCCCGACGTGGGAGACCACGTCGGGGCGTTTTTGTGGCGGGCGACCAATCGGCCGCGGCAGTCAGTCCTCCGGCGTCTCGACGTCGTCCTGGGCAGGCACCTTGCCGCCCGGCCCATCGGGCTTCTTGCCCCGGCGCGAGCGCTGATCGGACTCGGTCTCGTAATCCTGCTCCACCGACTCGTCCTTGAGCAGGTGCAGGTTGGCCGGCGGGGCGGTGCCGTCCTTGTCCACGCCGAAGTACATCGTGGTGTGCGGGAACGGGATCTCGATGCCCGCCTTGTCGAAGTACATCTTCACCAGGCGGTTGTAGGCCCGGCCGACCGACCACTGATCGCCGGGCGTGGTCTTGATCATCACCCGGATGTTGACCGAACTGTCGGCCAGCGCGGTCACCCCGGGGATCTCGACCGGCTCGAGAATGTGGTCCTTGAACTTCGGATCGGCCGCCAGCTCATCAAAGGCCGCTTTGAGCTGGGCAATCGCATCGTCGATGTTCTCGCGATAGGCAATGCCGTACTCGCCCTTGTGGAAGGCGTACTCGCGCATGTAATTGGAGACGATGTCCACCGACGAGAACGGGATGACGTGCACGGTCCCCGACAGATCGCGGATCGAGACCGAGCGGATCGACAACCGCTCGGCGGTGCCGGTCACCCCGGCCACCGTGATCACGTCGCCGGTATTGATGGCGTTCTCGATCTGGATGAACACGCCGGTGATGACGTCCTGGACCATCTTCTGCGCGCCGAAACCGATCGCCAGGCCCAGCACCCCGGCGCCGGCGAGCAGGGGCCCGATGTTCACGCCGAGCTCCGAGAGGATGATCATCGCGGTGATGATGATCAGGGCAATCGCGATGGCGTTGCGGAACAGGTGCAGCAGCGTCTCCATGCGCGCCGAGGGCATGCCGTTGTCACTGTTGAGCTTCGCCTCGATCAGGCCGGTGGCGAGCAGCCAGACGATCAGGGCGATGATCAGCACGATCGATATATCGATTAACGCCGCGAGCAACCATCGACCGCCATCACTGGCAAGCCAGGCAAACATGTCGACCAGATGCCAGACCGACAGCACGCCGAACAGCGCGACGATGCCAATCACGATCCGCACGATTCGCAGGATCAGGGGCACGTAGGTATTCAGGCGCAACTGCAGGGTGGGCATGCGCTGGAGCAGGCTCTCGGGCACCGGCACCCCCCGCCCGATCCACTGGGTCAGCATGGCCGCGACGAAGATCGCCGCGCCGACGATGACGACGGTATTGAAGGTCGCCATGGCGACGAATGGCAGGGACTCGCCCGGCCGGGTGATGGCCACGACGAACACGCCGGTCGCGTAGATCATCGCCAGCCAGTGCCAGCTCGCACCCAGCAGACGGAAGGCCCAGGAGGCGACTGGCTGGCGACTACGCTCCCCTCGCGCGACCAGCGCGCCACGCACCGTGCCTCGCGCCTTCCACAACCGGCTCCAGGTATAGACCAAGGCCACCAGGGCGACCCCCCAGCTCACGGCGTTGGCCAGATCACCTCGATCGGCCCGCTCGATCGCCGGCACCAGCATGATCCCGGCATAGCCGGAAAACCAGATCACACGCGAAAGCCAGCCGGACCAGAAGTGCGAATCCGTCTTTGACAGCTGGAACAAACGCAGGCCGGGTGACGCTGGCGCGAACGCCGTGTTCACCAGCAACCGGGCGACCTCGACCACGATGAAGGCCTGCAACGCGAGCCCGAGCACGGCGCCGGTCGTTTCGTCGCCATCGGCAAGCCACCAGACGCTGGCCTGGGCCGCCACGTAGGCCACGGCCAACACCACCACCCCCAACGCGAGGCTGGCGAGCACCGCCACCCCGGTGCGAAGGAGCCGATGACGCGTGGTCGCCGATTGCGCGTAGGCATCCAGACGTCGCCAGATACCGCCAAGCAGGCGCCGCCCAATCACCAGCACGAGGTAGGCGATGGCAAGCGCCGCGATCACCCGCCAGGCGATCTGCCCGACCGACGCCCAGTCCACGTCCAGCCCGCCCTGCGCCAGTCGCGAGAGGGAGCCCGCCATGTCGGCCACGGTACCCGAGACCACACCCACCAGACCCGAGGCGATGCCATCAGCGACCCCCGACGCATCGGCGGCCTGCTCGGACGAATCGCCCGACGAATCGCCACTGCCGGAAGACAACCGCTCGAGTTCCGCGATCAGCTCGTCGCGCTTGGCCGGATCCTTGAGCAATTCGAGCAGACCCGCATAGCGGCCCTCGCCACCGGCCTCGGAACCTGCCTCGGCATCGGCCGCCTGCCCGGCCGCGGATTCACCCTGGCTACCCGCCTCTTGGGCGACTGCGGGACCAGCGGCCATCAACAGCACCGACAGCAGGATTCCCGGCCACCAACGCCAGCGAGGCAACAGCGAGGTGGGCGAATCGGCAGGAACAGATGAAATCAAGTGCTTCTCCGGCATGGGGCGGTAACGGCTGCAAGCCTAGCAAAGGAAAACGCGGATGAACGCGCGGGAGGATATTCCAGGCCCAATCGGGGGAGCGGGCGAATCAGTTCGCCCCGCCCTCGTGGAACCATTCGTGGATGCGGGTGGCAAGCGTCGGCGAGACCCCGGGCACCTTGGCCAGTTCGGCGATGCTCGCCCCCTTGAGTCCACGGATGCCGCCGAAGTGCTTCAAGAGCGCCTGACGGCGCTTGCCACCGACTCCGGGAATGCGCTCTAGGTCCGACTGCGTGCGCGCCTTCTGCCGCCGGGCCCGGTGGCCGGTGATCGCGAAACGGTGTGCCTCGTCGCGCACCTGCTGTATCAGGTGCAGCGCCGGGTCGTGCGGACTGAGATGGTCCTCGACATACAGTCCCGGCGAGCCGACCAGCGGCTGGATCAGGCTTTCCTCGCCGGGTCGCCGCTCCGGCCCCTTGGCCACACCGATCACGCGGACGCGGCCGGCCAGATCGCGCTCGGCAAGCACGTCGATCGCCTGGGCGAGTTGCCCTTTGCCGCCATCGATCAGCAACACGTCCGGCAGCACGCCCGATTCGCGCACCGCGCGATCGAAACGCCTTGTGAGGGCCTGGTGCATGGCGGCGTAGTCATCCCCGGGGGCGACACCCTCGATGTGATAGCGACGGTACTGGTCCTTGCGCGGCCCCTCCGGCCCGAATACCACGCACGATGCCACCGTCAGCTCGCCCTGGGTATGGGAGATGTCGAAGCACTCGATCCGCTCGATTCGCTCCATGGCAAGCCACTCACCCAGGGCCTCGAACCGGCGCGTCAGGCCGCGACGGCTGACCAACCGCTCGGCCAGGGCAATGCGCGCGTTCTCGCGAGTGTCTTCCAGCCAGGCACGGGCCTTGCCCCGTTGCGGCACCAGCAACTCGACACGATGCCCGGCCTGCTCGGCAAATACCCCGGCGAGCCATTCGGCGTCCTCCGGCAGGTGATCGCAGAGGATGCGCCGCGGCAGGTCGCGGTCACTGTAATAGAGCCCCAGAAAGCCGCTGATCACCTCGGCCGGGTCGGCGTCGGTCGGCACGTCCGGGAAGAAATGCCGGGTGCCCAGGTGCCGGCCATCGCGGATGGTGGCCACGCCCACGGCGGTGGCGCCCTGCTCGCTGATCTGCGCGATCACGTCCGCATCCCCCGACATGCCGGTGATGCCCTGTTGCTGGCTCACCGCCCGCAGCATGCCGATCTGGTCGCGCAGGGAGGCGGCGGCCTCGAAATCCAGCGCCTCGGCAGCGCGCTCCATGCGGGCCACCAGGTCATCGGTCAGCTTCTGACTGCGCCCCGACAGGAACGCCATGGTGTCCTCCACGTCCTGGCGGTACTCCGCCTCGTCGACGTAGTCCACGCAAGGGGCCTTGCAGCGCTCGATCTGGTACTGCAGACAGGGGCGCGAGCGGTTCTTGAACACGCTGTCCTCGCACTGGCGCACCTTGAACACCTTCTCGAGCAGGTTGAGCGTTTCGCGCACCGCGCCGGCCGAGGGATACGGGCCGAAGTAACGCCCCGGGCGCTTGCGCGAGCCGCGGTGGTAGGCCAGCCGCGGGAAGCGATCGTTGGTGGAGACGTAGATCCAGGGGTAGCTCTTGTCGTCGCGCAGGAGGACGTTGTAGCGCGGTCGATGGGCCTTGATCAGGTTGCTCTCCAGGAGCAGCGCCTCGGCCTCGGTCTGGGTGGTGGTGATCTCGACGTCCGCCACCTGCTCGACCAGCCGGCGGGTCTTGATCGCCTTGGGCGTGCCGCGGAAATAGCTCGAAAGGCGATTCTTGAGGTTGCGCGCCTTGCCGACGTACAGGATATCGCCGTCGGCATTGAGGAAGCGGTAGACGCCGGGGCGCTCGGTCACGGAGGCCAGGAAGGCCTTGGCATCAAACCGGTCGGTCATGGGCGCGGGGAAGGATCAGGCCGAGAGAACGGTACGGCCAGCCTTGACGGCGAGTCGCAGCAGGTCAATGTCGGTGCTGACCCCGAGCTTTTCGTGGATGCGGGCGCGGTAGGTGCTGATCGTCTTGGGACTGACACACAACGCCTCGGCGATCAGGGTATTGTTCTTGCCGTCGAGGATCATGCGCAGCACCTGCTGCTCGCGCCCGGACAGCACCTCGAACGGGTCTTCCTCGGGGCGCCCGTTCTGCAAGGCGATCTCCTGCGCGATGCGGCTGGAGACGTAGCGCTTGCCCTCGGCGGCCTTGCGGATGGCGCTGATCAACTCGTCCGGATCGGCATCCTTGGTGACGTAGGCGTGCACGCCGCAGTCGAGCACCTGGCGCGCCAGCGTGATGTCGGCCTCGGCGGTCAGGGCGACCAGGCCGAGGCGCGGATGGGCCTGGTGAGCGCGCTTGAGACACTCGTAACCGCCCATGCCGGGCATGTGGATGTCGCAGAGAATCGCGTCGATCGATTCCGAGCGCAACTTGTCGAGCGCGCTCTCGCCACTGTCGGCCTCGGCGACCACCTCGATGTCGCGTACCCCGCCGATCAGGTGACTGATCGCGGCGCGCACCATCGTGTGATCATCAACAATCATGACCCGAATCATCGGCAACCCTTCGTCTTGGTGCGGAC harbors:
- the uvrC gene encoding excinuclease ABC subunit UvrC — protein: MTDRFDAKAFLASVTERPGVYRFLNADGDILYVGKARNLKNRLSSYFRGTPKAIKTRRLVEQVADVEITTTQTEAEALLLESNLIKAHRPRYNVLLRDDKSYPWIYVSTNDRFPRLAYHRGSRKRPGRYFGPYPSAGAVRETLNLLEKVFKVRQCEDSVFKNRSRPCLQYQIERCKAPCVDYVDEAEYRQDVEDTMAFLSGRSQKLTDDLVARMERAAEALDFEAAASLRDQIGMLRAVSQQQGITGMSGDADVIAQISEQGATAVGVATIRDGRHLGTRHFFPDVPTDADPAEVISGFLGLYYSDRDLPRRILCDHLPEDAEWLAGVFAEQAGHRVELLVPQRGKARAWLEDTRENARIALAERLVSRRGLTRRFEALGEWLAMERIERIECFDISHTQGELTVASCVVFGPEGPRKDQYRRYHIEGVAPGDDYAAMHQALTRRFDRAVRESGVLPDVLLIDGGKGQLAQAIDVLAERDLAGRVRVIGVAKGPERRPGEESLIQPLVGSPGLYVEDHLSPHDPALHLIQQVRDEAHRFAITGHRARRQKARTQSDLERIPGVGGKRRQALLKHFGGIRGLKGASIAELAKVPGVSPTLATRIHEWFHEGGAN
- a CDS encoding response regulator transcription factor, giving the protein MIVDDHTMVRAAISHLIGGVRDIEVVAEADSGESALDKLRSESIDAILCDIHMPGMGGYECLKRAHQAHPRLGLVALTAEADITLARQVLDCGVHAYVTKDADPDELISAIRKAAEGKRYVSSRIAQEIALQNGRPEEDPFEVLSGREQQVLRMILDGKNNTLIAEALCVSPKTISTYRARIHEKLGVSTDIDLLRLAVKAGRTVLSA